In Streptomyces sp. DG2A-72, one genomic interval encodes:
- a CDS encoding glycoside hydrolase family 3 C-terminal domain-containing protein yields the protein MTAHTPHTPPFRDPRLPFAKRIDDLLSRLTLDEKIGFLHQFAPAVERLGVAAFRTGQEALHGVAWMGPATVFPQAVGLGATWNPDLVRRVGEAVSKETRAMRVRDDRVGLNVWSPTVNLLRHPLWGRNEEGYSEDPKLTSAIATAYTHGLRGDHPTYWRTAPVLKHWLAHNNETDRAVASSSVRPRVLHEYDLRAFRETVEAGAVAGVMPAYNLVNGRPNHVSPYLREHLRAWSEDELLVCSDAGAPSNLVDHEHYFDTHEEATAAALLAGVDSFTDHGTDSSQIVARIQGALDQGLLTEADIDAAVRRQLSVRFRLGEFDSYDETGAFDTPEHRALAQEAAEQAIVLLKNDGLLPLAPDTRLAVVGLLADECKLDWYSGTLLHRSTPLEGLYERFGADRVEFAEGVDRVRLRTSDGSYLHVPPADGVDEVRGAEGALDPALLAGRTDLPPLTTDATGTELALVDWGEGILTLRAPDGRYLSVADDGCVRASADQPGGWVVQETFRLEPHENGHLLRHVGTGRHVSVAADGVKVAEENPEIFRLEIVERGEDAVARVAAQADVVVVVAGNDPHINGRETEDRTTLRLPDHQERLLSAARTANPATVLTLVSAYPYTVETAALPALLWTAHGGQAAGTALARVLAGDVSPAARLPQTWYADDADLPDLLDYDVIGARQTFLYFEGTPLFPFGHGLSYASFSYTDLSVRAEGEAVHVSFSVTNTGDVTADEVAQLYTRAVDPSVPRPRRELVAHRRITLTPGSSEQLAFEVPLSAFEFWDVAHGRWRREPGPYDVFVGASSEDIRLRTTLVLDGEPATPRPVTRLGLDAADFDEQSGSMIVDRTKVAGDAVTPAGSSAAELVYRACDFGTGVTQVSATVAGVGAVEVSLDGGAALAVLEAVAGSGPYDYTTLGAGLVAAGVHDVHLRLRGPLRLAHVGFSG from the coding sequence GTGACCGCACACACGCCGCACACGCCGCCTTTTCGCGATCCGCGTCTGCCCTTCGCGAAGCGCATCGACGATCTACTGTCGCGGCTGACCCTCGACGAAAAGATCGGATTCCTGCACCAGTTCGCGCCCGCCGTGGAACGGCTCGGCGTCGCAGCCTTCCGCACCGGCCAGGAGGCGCTGCACGGCGTGGCGTGGATGGGCCCGGCGACGGTGTTCCCGCAGGCGGTGGGCCTGGGCGCGACCTGGAACCCGGATCTCGTACGACGGGTCGGTGAGGCCGTGTCCAAGGAGACCCGGGCGATGCGCGTCCGCGACGACCGCGTGGGCCTGAACGTCTGGTCCCCGACCGTCAATCTCCTCCGCCACCCCCTGTGGGGCCGCAACGAGGAGGGCTACTCCGAGGACCCGAAGCTCACCTCCGCCATCGCCACCGCGTACACGCACGGCCTGCGCGGCGACCACCCGACGTACTGGCGCACGGCCCCGGTCCTCAAGCACTGGCTCGCCCACAACAACGAGACGGACCGCGCCGTCGCCTCGTCCTCCGTCCGCCCGCGCGTCCTGCACGAGTACGACCTGCGCGCCTTCCGCGAAACGGTGGAGGCGGGCGCGGTCGCCGGGGTCATGCCGGCGTACAACCTGGTCAACGGCCGTCCGAACCACGTCTCGCCGTATCTGCGCGAGCATCTGCGCGCCTGGAGCGAGGACGAGTTGCTGGTCTGCTCGGACGCGGGCGCGCCCTCCAACCTGGTCGACCACGAGCACTACTTCGACACCCACGAGGAGGCGACCGCCGCCGCGCTCCTCGCCGGCGTGGACAGCTTCACCGACCACGGCACGGACAGCTCGCAGATCGTCGCCCGCATCCAAGGCGCCCTGGACCAGGGCCTGTTGACGGAGGCCGACATCGACGCGGCGGTCCGCCGCCAGCTCTCGGTCCGCTTCCGGCTCGGCGAGTTCGACTCGTACGACGAGACCGGCGCCTTCGACACCCCGGAGCACCGGGCGCTCGCGCAGGAGGCGGCCGAGCAGGCGATCGTCCTGCTCAAGAACGACGGCCTGCTCCCTCTCGCCCCCGACACCCGCCTCGCCGTCGTCGGTCTGCTCGCCGACGAGTGCAAGCTCGACTGGTACAGCGGCACGCTCCTGCACCGCTCGACACCGCTGGAGGGCCTGTACGAGCGGTTCGGCGCCGACCGGGTGGAGTTCGCGGAGGGGGTGGACCGCGTACGGCTGCGGACGTCCGACGGTTCCTACCTGCACGTGCCACCCGCGGACGGCGTCGACGAAGTCCGCGGCGCCGAGGGCGCGCTGGACCCCGCGCTGCTCGCGGGCCGTACGGACCTCCCGCCGCTCACCACCGACGCCACCGGCACCGAACTCGCCCTCGTCGACTGGGGCGAGGGCATCCTGACCCTGCGCGCCCCCGACGGCCGCTACCTGTCGGTCGCCGACGACGGCTGCGTGCGGGCCTCCGCCGACCAGCCCGGAGGCTGGGTCGTCCAGGAGACGTTCCGTCTGGAACCGCACGAGAACGGACACCTCCTCAGGCACGTCGGTACGGGTCGCCACGTCTCTGTCGCCGCCGACGGGGTGAAGGTTGCCGAGGAGAACCCGGAAATCTTCCGGCTGGAGATCGTCGAGCGCGGCGAGGACGCGGTGGCACGCGTCGCCGCGCAGGCGGACGTGGTCGTGGTCGTCGCGGGCAACGACCCGCACATCAACGGCCGCGAGACCGAGGACCGTACGACGCTGCGCCTGCCCGACCACCAGGAGCGCCTGCTGAGCGCGGCCCGTACCGCGAACCCCGCCACGGTGCTGACGCTGGTCTCCGCCTACCCGTACACGGTCGAGACGGCCGCCCTCCCCGCCCTGCTCTGGACCGCACACGGAGGCCAGGCGGCCGGTACCGCCCTGGCCCGGGTCCTCGCCGGTGACGTCTCCCCCGCGGCCCGCCTCCCGCAGACCTGGTACGCCGACGACGCCGACCTTCCCGACCTGCTCGACTACGACGTGATCGGCGCCCGCCAGACCTTCCTCTACTTCGAGGGCACGCCCCTGTTCCCCTTCGGCCACGGCCTGTCGTACGCGTCCTTCTCGTACACCGATCTGTCGGTCCGGGCGGAGGGCGAGGCGGTGCATGTCTCCTTCAGCGTCACCAACACCGGTGATGTGACCGCCGACGAGGTCGCCCAGCTCTACACCCGCGCCGTGGACCCGTCGGTCCCGCGCCCCCGCCGCGAACTGGTCGCCCACCGCCGCATCACGCTCACCCCGGGGTCGAGTGAGCAACTGGCCTTCGAAGTCCCGCTGTCCGCCTTCGAGTTCTGGGACGTCGCGCACGGGAGGTGGCGGCGCGAGCCGGGCCCGTACGACGTATTCGTCGGCGCGTCCAGCGAGGACATCCGCCTGCGGACGACCCTCGTCCTCGACGGCGAGCCCGCCACGCCCCGCCCGGTCACCCGACTCGGCCTGGACGCGGCCGACTTCGACGAGCAGAGCGGATCGATGATCGTCGACCGTACGAAGGTGGCGGGCGACGCGGTGACACCTGCGGGCAGCTCAGCGGCCGAACTCGTCTACCGTGCCTGCGACTTCGGGACGGGTGTCACGCAGGTGAGTGCGACGGTGGCGGGCGTGGGCGCGGTGGAGGTGTCGCTGGACGGCGGCGCCGCACTGGCGGTCCTGGAAGCGGTGGCGGGATCGGGCCCGTACGACTACACCACTCTCGGCGCCGGTCTGGTCGCCGCGGGCGTGCACGACGTGCACCTCAGGCTGCGCGGCCCGCTGCGGCTCGCGCATGTCGGCTTCTCCGGTTGA